The following proteins come from a genomic window of Megalops cyprinoides isolate fMegCyp1 chromosome 6, fMegCyp1.pri, whole genome shotgun sequence:
- the LOC118778863 gene encoding protein transport protein Sec61 subunit alpha-like 1, protein MGIKFLEVIKPFCAVLPEIQKPERKIQFREKVLWTAITLFIFLVCCQIPLFGIMSSDSADPFYWMRVILASNRGTLMELGISPIVTSGLIMQLLAGAKIIEVGDTPKDRALFNGAQKLFGMIITIGQAIVYVMTGMYGDPSEMGAGICLLIIIQLFVAGLIVLLLDELLQKGYGLGSGISLFIATNICETIVWKAFSPTTVNTGRGTEFEGAIIALFHLLATRTDKVRALREAFYRQNLPNLMNLIATVFVFAVVIYFQGFRVDLPIKSARYRGQYNTYPIKLFYTSNIPIILQSALVSNLYVISQMLSTRFSGNFLVNLLGTWSDTSSGGPARAYPVGGLCYYLSPPESFSSVLDDPVHAVIYIVFMLGSCAFFSKTWIEVSGSSAKDVAKQLKEQQMVMRGHRETSMVHELNRYIPTAAAFGGLCIGGLSVMADFLGAIGSGTGILLAVTIIYQYFEIFVKEQSEVGSMGALLF, encoded by the exons ATGGGCA TAAAATTTTTGGAAGTAATAAAGCCGTTCTGCGCGGTTTTACCGGAGATCCAGAAGCCAGAAAGAAAG ATTCAGTTCAGAGAAAAGGTATTATGGACGGCCATTACTCTCTTCATCTTCCTGGTGTGCTGTCAG ATCCCTCTGTTTGGGATTATGTCATCGGACTCCGCCGACCCCTTCTACTGGATGAGAGTCATCCTGGCATCCAACAGAG GTACTCTGATGGAATTGGGTATCTCCCCCATTGTCACCTCCGGTCTCATCATGCAGCTGCTGGCTGGAGCCAAGATAATCGAGGTTGGAGACACACCCAAGGACAGAGCGCTCTTTAATGGGGCACAGAAAT TGTTTGGTATGATCATCACCATCGGCCAGGCTATCGTGTACGTGATGACTGGGATGTATGGAGACCCCTCAGAGATGGGAGCTGGGATCTGCTTGCTGATCATCATCCAG CTGTTTGTGGCCGGTCTGATCGTGTTGCTGCTGGACGAGCTGCTGCAGAAGGGCTATGGCCTGGGCTCTGGAATCTCCCTCTTCATCGCCACCAACATCTGTGAGACCATTGTCTGGAAGGCCTTCAGCCCCACCACTGTGAACACAGGCAGAG GGACGGAGTTTGAGGGAGCCATCATCGCTCTTTTCCACCTTCTGGCCACCCGCACGGACAAAGTGCGTGCTCTGAGAGAGGCGTTCTACCGCCAGAACCTGCCAAACCTCATGAACCTGATCGCCACAGTCTTCGTTTTTGCAGTGGTCATATACTTCCAG GGCTTCAGAGTGGACCTGCCCATCAAATCTGCCCGGTACCGTGGACAGTACAACACCTACCCCATCAAGCTCTTCTACACCTCCAACATTCCCATCATCCTCCAATCCGCCCTGGTCTCCAACCTCTACGTCATCTCCCAGATGCTCTCCACGCGATTCAGTGGCAACTTCCTGGTCAATCTGCTGGGAACTTGGTCT GACACGTCTTCCGGAGGTCCAGCACGTGCCTACCCCGTCGGAGGGCTGTGCTACTATCTCTCCCCGCCCGAGTCCTTCAGCTCGGTTCTGGACGACCCAGTCCATGCTGTCATCTACATCGTCTTCATGCTGGGCTCCTGTGCTTTCTTCTCCAAGACCTGGATTGAAGTTTCTGGATCGTCTGCTAAAGAT GTGGCTaagcagctgaaggagcagcagATGGTGATGAGAGGACACAGGGAGACCTCCATGGTGCATGAGCTCAACAG GTACATCCCCACCGCAGCAGCCTTTGGTGGTCTGTGTATCGGCGGGCTTTCTGTCATGGCTGACTTCCTGGGTGCCATCGGCTCCGGCACAGGAATCCTATTAGCAGTCACAATCATCTACCAGTACTTTGAGATCTTTGTCAAGGAGCAGAGTGAAGTGGGCAGCATGGGAGCACTGCTTTTCTAA